TTGGCGAGCGGGACCGTCGACCAGATGTCGATGTACGGGCGGACGGTCAGCCCGCTGGGCAGCCAGCGGAACTTGCCGGTGACGTCCGCGAGGGGCTTCAGCGAGCTGGAGACCATCACGTACACCGGGAGCACCACGAAGGCGGTGAGCAGGGTCAGGAAGATCCGCCGCGACCAGACGAAGGAACGCGGCGCCGCCATGGGCGAGGTGGGGCTAGACATCGGTGGTCCTCCGTCCGCGCGAGGTGGCCAGGAGGTATCCGCCCGTCACGACGAGCAGGAACAGCAGCAGCAGGACGGACATGGCCGAGCCGGTGCCGAAGTTCCAGGTGACGAAGGAGGCCTGGTAGATGTGCACCGAGATCAGGTCGGCGGCCTCGGGGGCGGACCTGCCGAACAGGACGTACGGCGTGTTGAAGTCGTTGAACGTCCACAGGAACAGCACCAGCACCAGCACCTGGTTGACCGGGCGCAGCGACGGCAGGGTGATGCGGCGGATCTGCTGCCAGACGCCGGCGCCGTCGAGGGCGGCGGCCTCGTACAGCTCGCCCGGGATGTTCTGCAGGCCGGCCGTCACGATGAGGAAGGCGAACGGCCAGCCCTTCCAGACCGACACCGTCAGCAGGGCGTAGAAGCTGTTGTCGCCGATGAGCCAGAAGGACGGCTTGTCGGTGAGGTGCAGCTGGTCGTGCAGGACGTGGTTCACCAGGCCGTTGTCGTGCTGGAACATGAACACCCAGGTGATGACGGCCGCGTAGACGGGCAGCGCGTACGGCACCAGGAACAGGGCGCGCAGCAGGCCGCGGCCCCGGAAGGTGCCCTGCATGAAGACGGCGGCGGCGGTGCCGATCAGCCAGCACAGTCCCACCGACAGCAGGGTGAAGCCGACGGTGACGAAGAACGAGTGCAGCAGGGCCTGGCCGACCGGGGCGTCGAAGTCGACCGACACCTTGTAGTTGCCGAGGCCGGACCAGGGGGCGCTGCCCCAGTCGCGGATGTAGAACTGGGTGAGCTCCTTGAAGCTCATCACGATGCCGATGACCATCGGCACGAGGTGGACGAGGAGTTCGAGGACCAGGGCGGGCAGGAGCAGCAGGTACGGCAGTGAGATGCGGCGGATCCGCCCGGTGCGGCGCGGGCCGCGCGCCGCACCGGGGGAGCTCTCACGCACCGGCTCCGTGAGGGCGGTGGTGGTCGTGGTCATTGCGCTCAGGCCGCCGGCATCTGCTGCTGGGCCTTCTCCAGCTTGGCCTTGACCGAGTCCGTGGTCACGGCGCGACCGGCGGCGGCGTCGGCGAACAGGTCCTTGACGGCCGTGCCGACCGCCGTCTCGAACTGCGACTCGGAGGAGACCTGCGGCAGCGGGGCGGCGCTGGTGGCGAGGGTCTGCTTGAGCACCGCGGTGCTCGGGGCGTTGAACGCCGCGTCGCCCTGGGCGCCCTTGACCGGCGGGATGGAGGTGTAGGCCTTGTTGAGGATCGTCTGCTCGGCGTCGCTGGTCATGAACTTCACGAACTTCGTGGCGCCGTCGAGGTTGTGGCTGTTCTTGAAGACGGCGATGTTGATGCCCGCGACCATCGAGTTGGTCTGCGCGCCGGTGCCCGGGGTGCCGGACTGGACGGGCACGGGGGCGATGCCGTAGGCGTCCTCGCTCAGGCCCTGGGCCTTGAGGTTGGCGGCGGCGGACTGCCACAGCAGCATGGCCTGCTTGCCCTTGGCGAAGTCGCTGACGGACTGGTTCTGCGCGTACTCGGCGTCACCGGTCGGGATGACCTTGTCCTTGGCCATCAGGTCGACGTACTGCTTGACCGCGTCGACGATCTTGGGGTTGGTGAAGTCGGGCTTGCCGTCGGCGGTGAAGAAGTCGGCGCCGTGCTGCTTGGCGAAGACGAAGACGTGGTGGATGTTCTCCGACACGTTCGCGCCCTCGGCGCCGAGCACCGTCTTGCCCTTCGCCTTGATCTTCTTGCCGTCGGCGACCAGCTCGTCCCAGGTGGCCGGGGGCTTGGTGATGCCGGCGTCGGCGAAGATCTGCTTGTTGTAGTACAGGGCGTACGCCATCGAGTACAGCGGGACGGCGGCCGGGTCCTTGTCGGTGACGCCGGTCGAGCCGAGGGCGGATTCGACGAAGCGGTCCCTGCCGCCGATCTTGTCGAAGTTCTTCGCGTCCCAGGGCAGCAGGGCCCCGGTGGCCTGCAGGGAGGCGCTCCAGGTGTTGCCGATGTTCAGCACGTCGGGGCCCTGGCCCGAGGTGGTCGCGGTGAGGATGCGGTTGAGCAGGTCCGACCAGGGCACGACCTCCAGCTTGACCTTGATGCCGGTCTGCTTCTGGAACTTGTCGAGCTCGGGCTGGAGGACCTTCTTGTCCACGGCGATGCTGGCGCCCTGGTTGGAGGCCCAGTAGGTGAGCGTCTTCGGCGAGTCGTTGGACCCTCCGCCGTTCGACGATCCGCCTCCGCAGGCCGTGGCCGCGAGGGCGAGAGACATGGTGACGGCGCCTACGGCCGCGGCTCGGATGCTGCGCATGGCTCCTGGGGTCCCTTTCCGGGAGTGGACAACCCCGAGGGCTGCTCGCGGCCGCCGACACCCCGTGCGGCGCCCCGAGCCCCTCATGGCTTAATTTAGGACGTGAGTTAAACCTCAAGAGAAGCGCTCGTCAAGGGATCGGGCAACGACGGCCGGCCCGCGGGCCCGAAAACTGCGCGAAACAGGGAGGCCAGGTGGCAGGGCTGAGCGGCCGTACGGTGCGTGACCTGCGGCGGGAGAGTCGGAGCGCCGTTCTGCAACGGTTGTATTTCGACGGTCCCATGAGCAGGTACGCGCTGGGTCCGGCGACCGGGTTGAGTTCGGGGTCCATCAGCAACGTCGTGGCCGAGCTGCTGGCCGACGGTCTGCTGGAGGAGGCGGGCGTCGTCGGCTCGGACGCCGGCCGGCCGCGCCGGCTGCTGCGGGTGCGGCCGGGCAGCGGGCGGCTGATCGGGGTCGACGTCGGCGAGACCCGGGTGCGGGTGGAGCTGTTCGACCTGGGCCTGACGGAACTCGCGCGCACGGACAGGCCGCTGGGGCCGCGCGGCTACGACGTCGACGCCGTCGTGGGCCACGTCCACGAGGGCATCGCCGAGGTGCTGCGCGTGGCCGAGGGGGCCCCCGGCGAACTGCTCGGCGTCGGTGTCGGCGTCCCCGGCATCATCGAGGACGCCGGGGAGGAGGGCGCGGTCGTCCACGGGCAGACCATCGGCTGGGACGCGGTCCCGCTGGAGCGCATGCTCCGGCTGGCCGGCCAGCTCCCCGCGGAGGTGCCGTACCTGATCGACAACGGCGCCAAGACGCTGGGGCAGGCCGAGATGTGGTTCGGCGCGGGACGCGGCGCCCGCAACGCCGTGGTGGTCCTCTTCGGTTCCGGCGTCGGCGCCTGCGTGGTCACCGAGGAGGCCGGCCAGGGACGGGCGGTGGAGTGGGGGCACCTGACGGTACGGGTCGGCGGGCGCCGGTGCCGGTGCGGGGCGCGGGGCTGCCTGGAGGCGTACGCGGGCGCGGAGGCGCTGGTGGCGCGCTGGCGGGAGGCGGGCGGACGCTCCTCGGCCGGCGCCGGCGAGGAGAGGGCGCTGACCGACCTGCTGGCGGCGGCCCGCCCGGACACCGGCGCGGAGCCCGATCCGGTGGCGGTGGCGGTGCTCGCCGAGACCGCCGAGTACCTGGGCGCGGGACTGTCCGACCTGATCAACCTCTTCCAGCCCGAACGGGTCCTGATCGGCGGCTGGGCGGGCCTGCAGCTCGGCGGCGCCTTCCTGGACGAGGTGCGCGCCCACGCCTTCGCGCGGGCGCTGCGCTTCCCCGCGGGCCGCAGCCGCATCGAACTGGGCCACCTCGGCCCGGACGCGGTCACCGTGGGCGCGGCGGTCCTGCCCCTGGCCGCGTTCTTCACGCAGGGCGGCCGGCGACCCCGCCCCGCGCCCCGGGTGGTGGCGGCACCGACCTGGCGGGCGGGGCTGGAGGGGCGGCTGGTCTGAGGCGCGCCCGGGAGGGGGCGGCGGGGCCGGCGGCCCGGTGCCCGCCCTCACGCCGAGTCGCGTTCCACCAGTTCCGGGTCGAACACGACGGCCGTGGGCTCGGTGCGGACACCGCGGACGTGCTCGTCCAGCAGGCGTGCCATGTCGGCCGCCATGGCCTCCACCGGCTGCCGGACCGTGGTGAGCGGGGGACGGCAGGTGGCGGCGACGGTGGAGTCGTCGAAGCCGACGACCGCCACGTCCCCGGGGATCCGGCGGTTCCGCTCGCGCAGCACCTGGCAGGCGCCCTGCGCCATGAGGTCGTTGGCGGCGAACACCCCGTCCAGGTCCGGGTGGTCGGCGAGCAGGTCGGTCATCGCGGCGATCCCGCTGTCGAGGGTGAAGCCGCCCTCGGCGACGGGGACGTGGGGGTGTCCGTGCCGGGCGAGGGTGTCCCGGAAGCCGGCCAGCCGCTCCTGGCTGGCGGGGACGGCCAGGGGGCCGCAGATCGTGGCGACCCGGCGGCAGCCCCGGGCGAGGAGGTGTTCGGCCGCGAGCCGGCCGCCGTCCCGGTGGGCCAGGTCCACGTAGCTGAGCGGTACCGGCCGGAAGGGGCGGGCGAAGAGGACCGCGGGCAGTCCCGCTTCGGCGAGCAGCGCGGGCAGCGGGTCGTCCGCGTGGCTGGAGACCACCAGCGCGCCGTCGGCCCGTCCCTGGCGCAGGTAGGCCAGCACTTCCCGGCGGGCTCCGGCCGACTCGGCGAACATCAGCACCGGGTGCACGGAGCGCGGCCGCAGGAAGCCGACCACTCCGGCGACCACCCGCCCGAAGAAGGGGTCCGCGAACACCCGGGCGGCGAAGGCGTCCTGGGCCTCCTGCGAGGAGGCGCCGGCGCCGGAGACCACCAGGGCCACCGTCCCGGTGCGCCGGGTGACGAGCGAGCGGGCGGCCCGGTTCGGCGCGTACCCGGTGCGTTCGATGGCGCGCCGCACCACCTCCTGGATCGCCGGGTCCACGTTGCGCACGCCGTTGACCACCCGGGACACGGTCGCCCGGGAGACACCGGCCTCACGGGCGACGTCCTCCAGCGTCGGGACCTGTCTGCTCATGCCCGCACCCTAACGGCCGCCCGGCCCAGGGCATAGAGCGCTCTCCCGGCACCGCCCCCTCACCACCGGGACGGCCCGGCCGGCGCGGGCCCGCTCGCGCCCCGGCCGCGACGCCGCCTCCCCCGGGGCCCGCACCCCTCGGGCCCCGCCCCCGCCGGTCCACGACCCCTCCCTCCCCGCCGTGGCCGGCGGGCGCCCGTTCACGGCCCGGACCGCCCACCGCCGCCCCGCCCACCGCCGCCCCGCCCGCTCACGACCGCCTCCCTCTCCCCCGCCGTGGCCGGCGCCCCCTCGTCACCCCGCTTCCGCCCCCGCCCCCACCACGACCTCCAGCGCCAGCGGCAGGTCGCCCGCCGATCCGCCGGCCAGCACGCGGCAGGGTCCGGGCTCCGTCCGCCAGGTGCCCGCCGCCGTGTCCCAGTGGCGCAGGCTCCGGGCCGGGACGCACACCCGCGCGGTCACCGCCTCGCCGGGCCGGGCGCGCACCGCCGCGTAGCCGGCGAGCCACCGCACGGGGCGCTCCACGGCCGATCCGGGGCGGGCCAGGTAGACCTGGACGACCTCCCGGCCCGCCCGGGCCCCGGTGTTGCGCACCCGGACGCGGACCGTGAAGTCCTCCCCCGCGGCCGGTTCCGCCGGACCGGTGATCTCCTCGTACGCCCAGGTGGTGTAGCCCAGTCCGTGACCGAACCACCAGGCGGGCGTGCGCCCCTCGCGCAGCCAGGCGCGGTGCCCGACGTGCAGTCCCTCGTCGTAGGCGAGGCGGCCGCCGACCGGATGGGTGCGGGTGACGGGCGCGTCGGCGAGGGCGGCCGGCCAGGTGGCGGGCAGCCGGCCGCCCGGCTCGGTCCGGCCGAGCAGGACGTCGGCCAGTCCGCCGCCCGCCTCCTGCCCGGGGAACCAGGCCAGCAGTACGGCACCGGCCTCGTCCTGCCAGGGCAGTTCGACCGGACCTCCGCTGTTGACGACGGCCACCGTGCGCGGGTTGGCCCGGGCCACGGCCCGCACCAGCTCGTCCTGGCCGGGGCCGAGCGCGAGGTGCGTGCGGTCGTGGCCCTCGGACCCGTACGTCGACGCTCATCCGTTCGGTCTCGGCGTCGTTGGCCACGTAGTGCTTGGCCGCGGCGGCGACGCCGTGCGCCTGGATGCCGCGGACGAGGGCGGCCCCGATGCGGCCGGTCAGCTCGGGGTCCTCGGAGAGGCACTCGAAGTGCCGCCCGGCGAGCGGGCTGCGGTGCAGGTTGAGGTTGGGCGCGAGGACGACGTCCACGCCCTTGCGCCGCGCCTCGAGGGCGAGGAGGCCGCCGAGTTCCTCGACCAGGTCCTCGTCCCAGGTCGCGGCGAGCGCGGAGGCCGAGGGCATCAGGACGGCGGTGTGCCGCTCGTCCCACGACTGTCCGCGCACGCCGGCCGCCCCGTCCGACAGCACCAGCGCCCTGAGTCCCACGGCGGGTTCGGCCTGCGTGCGCCAGGTGGTGGCGCCGGTGAGCAGCCGGACCCGGGCCCGCAGGGTCAGCTTGTCGGTCAACCGGGCGAGTTCGTCCTCGTCGGCCGTCCCGGGCCACTCACCGGCCATGTCCCCCACCTCTCCGTCGTACTGGTGTCGCGTCGGCTGTGGACGCCGAACTCGTGGAGCGGGTAGCCGTAGCCGGTGCCGCGCGGTGCCGCTGACGCGCACGTGGCGTCCGGTGCCGGTGACGGTCCGCGCCGCGCCGCGCGCCTCAGGGGAGCCGGTAGTCGGTGCCGAGGGCCGCTCCGGCCTCCGGGTGGGTCTGGTCGTAGCCGCGGGCGTCGCACTGCAGGCCGCCGACGACGCAGTGGCCGACCAGCGCCTTGAGCGTGGCGTCGTCCCAGGCGTTGAAGAAGTCGTAGTGGAAGGAGTGGCCCGTCCCGCTGGCCAGGTGGACCCGCGACATGTCGCCGTTGACCGGGAAGGCCATCTTGAACTCGATCATGGGCAGGGCGACCGGGTGGCCGGCGGGGCACATGGTGTCGTTGGTGCCGGGCTTGACCACGGGGTAGGCCATGTGGCTCTGGTGGTCCGGTGTGTCGAGGTACTTGCCGTCCCAGCAACTGGGTGCCTGGAAGCGGATGTCGAGCTGGACGTCGGCCCGGCTCGGGCGGCTCGCGGGGAAGTCGGTGTTGAAGTAGCTGTCGCCGCACTCCCAGCCCTCGACGAAGCCCGGGTGGCGGCGGAACCCGTCGGCGCTCTGCATCGGGTCGCCCACGACGAACCGCAGGCCCTTGGGGAAGGGGCGCACGCTGGTGTAGTCGGTGACGCCGGACTTGTGGGAGATGGTCTGCGCGCCCACCGGCAGCACCGGCTCGTCGCCGTTGTACAGGGTGGGCATCCAGTAGGCGGACAGGTCGCCGGGCGCCTTGCAGGTCGTGCCGCCGGCGCCCAGCGAGGCCGTGGTGCTGCCCGCGTTGGTGGTGGTGTTGCCCATGAAGGTGTGGTCGTGGGACTTGCCGGGCTGCTGCGGGAGGACGATCGGGTCGTCCGGCTTCGTGTGGCTGACCGAGCAGTTGGCCTGGAACTCGTGGAAGTAGCGGTGCGGCGGGTTCTGTGTCGACGGGGTGACCCC
This is a stretch of genomic DNA from Streptomyces sp. TG1A-8. It encodes these proteins:
- a CDS encoding carbohydrate ABC transporter permease — encoded protein: MTTTTTALTEPVRESSPGAARGPRRTGRIRRISLPYLLLLPALVLELLVHLVPMVIGIVMSFKELTQFYIRDWGSAPWSGLGNYKVSVDFDAPVGQALLHSFFVTVGFTLLSVGLCWLIGTAAAVFMQGTFRGRGLLRALFLVPYALPVYAAVITWVFMFQHDNGLVNHVLHDQLHLTDKPSFWLIGDNSFYALLTVSVWKGWPFAFLIVTAGLQNIPGELYEAAALDGAGVWQQIRRITLPSLRPVNQVLVLVLFLWTFNDFNTPYVLFGRSAPEAADLISVHIYQASFVTWNFGTGSAMSVLLLLFLLVVTGGYLLATSRGRRTTDV
- a CDS encoding sugar ABC transporter substrate-binding protein; this encodes MRSIRAAAVGAVTMSLALAATACGGGSSNGGGSNDSPKTLTYWASNQGASIAVDKKVLQPELDKFQKQTGIKVKLEVVPWSDLLNRILTATTSGQGPDVLNIGNTWSASLQATGALLPWDAKNFDKIGGRDRFVESALGSTGVTDKDPAAVPLYSMAYALYYNKQIFADAGITKPPATWDELVADGKKIKAKGKTVLGAEGANVSENIHHVFVFAKQHGADFFTADGKPDFTNPKIVDAVKQYVDLMAKDKVIPTGDAEYAQNQSVSDFAKGKQAMLLWQSAAANLKAQGLSEDAYGIAPVPVQSGTPGTGAQTNSMVAGINIAVFKNSHNLDGATKFVKFMTSDAEQTILNKAYTSIPPVKGAQGDAAFNAPSTAVLKQTLATSAAPLPQVSSESQFETAVGTAVKDLFADAAAGRAVTTDSVKAKLEKAQQQMPAA
- a CDS encoding ROK family protein is translated as MAGLSGRTVRDLRRESRSAVLQRLYFDGPMSRYALGPATGLSSGSISNVVAELLADGLLEEAGVVGSDAGRPRRLLRVRPGSGRLIGVDVGETRVRVELFDLGLTELARTDRPLGPRGYDVDAVVGHVHEGIAEVLRVAEGAPGELLGVGVGVPGIIEDAGEEGAVVHGQTIGWDAVPLERMLRLAGQLPAEVPYLIDNGAKTLGQAEMWFGAGRGARNAVVVLFGSGVGACVVTEEAGQGRAVEWGHLTVRVGGRRCRCGARGCLEAYAGAEALVARWREAGGRSSAGAGEERALTDLLAAARPDTGAEPDPVAVAVLAETAEYLGAGLSDLINLFQPERVLIGGWAGLQLGGAFLDEVRAHAFARALRFPAGRSRIELGHLGPDAVTVGAAVLPLAAFFTQGGRRPRPAPRVVAAPTWRAGLEGRLV
- a CDS encoding LacI family DNA-binding transcriptional regulator, whose product is MSRQVPTLEDVAREAGVSRATVSRVVNGVRNVDPAIQEVVRRAIERTGYAPNRAARSLVTRRTGTVALVVSGAGASSQEAQDAFAARVFADPFFGRVVAGVVGFLRPRSVHPVLMFAESAGARREVLAYLRQGRADGALVVSSHADDPLPALLAEAGLPAVLFARPFRPVPLSYVDLAHRDGGRLAAEHLLARGCRRVATICGPLAVPASQERLAGFRDTLARHGHPHVPVAEGGFTLDSGIAAMTDLLADHPDLDGVFAANDLMAQGACQVLRERNRRIPGDVAVVGFDDSTVAATCRPPLTTVRQPVEAMAADMARLLDEHVRGVRTEPTAVVFDPELVERDSA
- a CDS encoding DUF1996 domain-containing protein, yielding MSRRSKALSGALVTGALLLTSLGLAGVAQSSTTGRPAPVGHAMAGHIMAVSTASSPEDPDGDGYIPANPPVTGVTPSTQNPPHRYFHEFQANCSVSHTKPDDPIVLPQQPGKSHDHTFMGNTTTNAGSTTASLGAGGTTCKAPGDLSAYWMPTLYNGDEPVLPVGAQTISHKSGVTDYTSVRPFPKGLRFVVGDPMQSADGFRRHPGFVEGWECGDSYFNTDFPASRPSRADVQLDIRFQAPSCWDGKYLDTPDHQSHMAYPVVKPGTNDTMCPAGHPVALPMIEFKMAFPVNGDMSRVHLASGTGHSFHYDFFNAWDDATLKALVGHCVVGGLQCDARGYDQTHPEAGAALGTDYRLP